The DNA region ATTAACTCTTTTTTTGTTCTGAATTTGTCATCCGCGATATCATATCTGATATCGactattgttttttaatgtttaaaaaacgtAAACActtattgaattatttgaattttatagatacattaatgtatttttttacttttctgCACTTTTTTCCCAAGTAAGCTATGActgtagaaaaaaaataacaaaacaaacgaCTTTAAAtgcactattccaaaacaatagatataatctatatatataaaaatgaattgatgttcgttagtctcgctaaaactcgagaacggctggaccgatttggctaattttggtcttgactTATTTGTAGAAATCcagaggtttaaaaggtgaagaaaatgttcggaatttaaaaaaaaaacaacaattttgtttttcctttgatgtgtcccccgtcgttcagaaatcaaattgaaagaatagtttaaaatgaataactaattagaatctttatatatttctaactttctaaggaataaaaaaccaaacttaattttagctacctatagttgatagattaactatagttgatgatgatactatgatggcaatacaacgtttgctgggtcagctagtattcaataaaaagtataaaataattgcgtattcttagacaatctaattctagttacgattattgtaatttttggaatcggtgtcctcccgccgcggtgCCCCgatctcgcctcctcacgtcgcgcgtgcgcaCGCTCtcatgtatgtagttacaaacctaccttggctgacaccaacTCCAAAAATCGCAGTAATCCATATTATGTGTGGAAGCaccagatttcaaataaaaaaagaattatcaaaataggTTCACCCACTCGAAAGTTCTGACAACAAACATAAATTGCGACGAATTGAGacacctccttttttgaagtcgtttacaAAGAGACCCAATATCTATTTTCCAAGTGGAAGGAATGTACTACGGATTGCAAAATCGCTTAAATTAGTGAATCTCTTCTGTGATCGACGCTTAAAATAACTCGATGGTTATAAGTAAAGATGATCACCAATAATTGAGTATTATGCCTGTCGGTTTTCATTGAACATAAAAATCTGATAACAGAATGAATGTATATTCAAAATTCTTATGACTCAAACAAGCCTGTaggttatttataaaatgtatttaccaCCATCCGTCTTCATTTGCAACAACAAAAttaaacagtgggaggctctttggATAGGAtaccgggtagattatgggtaccacaacggcgcctatttctgccatgaagcagtatgtgtaagcatgattgtgtttcggtgtgaagggcgccgtagctagtgaaattactggccaaatgagacttaacatcttatgtcatgagcagggcgtaacaattaccatcatctgaacgtcctgctcgtctcgtcccttattgtcatgaaaaaaGAAGGCCTTACAGCCTTTAACGTGAGACAAGTGCATGCGTCTTTTTTCATCGTTAACCTTTAACTTTGTTGCACAGTTTGGTTTAACGTATTTAAGTGATGGAAATCAATAACGGCCgtatgttaatataaatataaatttattcgaaaaatattaatacctgatataaattataaaataacgcaACAATCGTCATATTTGTTCTCAATTTAtcttgtaataattatttgtattttagaaAGTCAACATTGTAATGTCCAAGTGAGAAATCACACctgtttcaaaattattattcaacatTTAACTCAATTTAGATAATTTTTGTCATGGAATATTCCGGTGCAAGAAGTGCTACGTGCTAAGTACAAAATCAAACATCTACTCGTAACACAAACGTAAACAGTCCATTGTTTGTATCAGGTCATCCGACTACAGCATTATGTATTCATGTAACGCTTCAGCCATTTGACCGAACCATAGTTCGCATACCTATACACCAAGCGAAACACtagtattgtttaaaattatttattacatcacTTAAATATTTGATACTGTTACCGGTTCAAGATCACTGACTTCGTTAGCTTCGTATGGTGTTGTGTCTATTGTGACTTCTTTGAATACCTCTGTAGTTTCATAGCTTACTTTTTCTTCTACTGAAGCTGTTGTTTCAGGTAGATCTGCGGATGTGCTCTCAGTATTGTTCTCTTCAGTTACTGGTAACTCTGTTGTAGAGACTTCATTGGCTACGATTAATGGGACAATAGGAGAGTTTTCAGCCACTACCGGTACGTCAGGAACACGTTGTGGAATCACTTGGACATCTTCATTAGGCTGAGCTACCAGTGGGTCTTTAGGAACGATTTGAACTATCACTGGGGCACTAGGGATATTTTGAGCTGTTACTGGGACCTCAGGAACATTTTCAGCTTCCACTGCGGCATTGGGGATATTTTGAGCTGTAACTGGGACTTCAGGAACATTTTGAGCTTCCACTGAGGTACTAAGGATGTTTTGAGTTTCCACTGGAACATCAGAAATATGCTGGGCTATCACTGTGACTTTAGGAACATTTTCAGCTATTACTAGGGTACTAGGGATGCTTTGGGCTACTAATGAGCCATCAGCGGCATTTTCAGAACTAATTGGAACGTCGGGAACATTTTGTACTTCTACTGGAACCTGAGGCTCATTTTGGGCTACCACTGAGACCTGAGGAATATTTTGCACTGGTACATCGGGATCATTTGAACTGCTCGCTTGATCAACAATTACCTCAGGCTTAAATGGCTCTTGTACCTGAACAATAGGAACTACTCTgtcttgtatatttttattaccatcTACACCCTTAGACGGTGCTGTGACAACTAAATACTCATCACTGTACAATTTTGCGGTTATTTGACTTTTATCAACGTTGACTGGTAACGATGTTGCGTACAAAAATTTGCTTGACAAATCTTGATCACCATTTAAAGTATTCTTTGAACCTTTCAGAATAActttatcatttttaatttgaacttcTAAGTCGTCCACTTTGTATTTTCTAgctttaagtattattttcgTATATTCATCACCAACTTCAATCTGTGGTCCAATATCCGCAAAGTTTGGAAATGATTCGGCTATTTGACCGAAAATACTAAAAAGCGGTAATGTAGAAGCCCATAAACTCTTTTCAGAAGCTTGGTCTGATTCTTTTATTATCCCATTTGATTTTTGAGCCGGAAATGTGAACACTACAACCAGAAGTACACTAAGAAATATTAAACGCATAAACATTTTCGGGACTTGTTAGGACGTCCGCTTGTGTAacttaagtaaaaaaaactggCCATCGCGTCGATGTCGGAGGCTATATACAAGAAGTCTTCGTTCGCAAGGCTTACGATAACCGGCCCCAGTGACGTAGCGGTTGATTTTTAAAACAGATATGGCATTCCAATTGCTTTTTTTGCGGTCGCAGTTAGTTAAATTGACTCTGTTAAGTGCATTCGAATATAAAGAACTCGATAAAGTAAAATGAACAGGTAGAGTCGTTAATTATGGCTCAAAATTCCGTCTGTATGGTATTTTAagctttagttttaatttctttatattttaatttgctcTGATCCCTCCCATATACGAGAAATATTACATTGATAAActagtttaattatatattataggtatGTTATTAATTGTTGCCTCACGGCAACTAATAATGAGAATGTTCTCTGCtagaaatataaaatcaaaatagaaaactgttaattttattcgtataaattatcattttaaaagagaatataaatattttgattcttAAATAAACGCTTTGTTAATGTTACATGTACAaaaccataataatatattaaataaaaataaaaatctcgtGTCCACGATGTTTGTTCGGTATAAACTTAagaaccactgaaccgattctAATAAAAAATTCTACACCTAGTGCTGTTTGGTCCAACTTGTAGATAGAATAGGTTTCATTTCGATTCATTATACCCTAAGAGCGCATTCGCACCACGTCCAATACGAATCATGAAAGTTACATTTCGCATTACagacagtccccctgaaaacatgACCTGGAAAGGcctcgaaacgtcgggttagctaaaataataatgaaaatgtgacatttacgcaaaaatatagtgtaaaaaaatcgtattacacgcgttttaatcctttaaaatgtgtttttttttaatataaaaaattggctatattaaaaattcaattttgtaCTAAAAACAGAtgactataaataattaacaataatttaactgACACtatacaaaatagcaattttattacggatccctaattttgaaaaaaaacatagcctatagccttcctcgataaatggaccacccaacactgaaagaatcattcaaatcggaccagtagtaccagagattagcgcgttcaaacaaacaaacaaacaaacactgcagctttatatattagtatagattataccTGTCAGCCCTAACGTTGCGACTGACTGAGAGGTGGCAACATTACATAAACGATACATTATTTCCTTATAAATTGcgtaaaatgatttaaaaaagcgAGAATCGTTTATTGAAATCATGGCAATCTCTGCTTGCCATTTTTTAACTAACAAATCGTTGTGCATTAAAATCtgtattatattacttttataaagATCGGCCACATTCCGAAAACTTATTTGTATCATTGGAAATGTAAATATAGTCAAAGGCATATGCAATACAGccagattttgatttttttttttaaatgagtgCTTAGACCTAtaagaaacaaatataaattatatttagcgcaatttcattattatctatatattatatatataaaaatgaattgctgttcgttagtattgctaaaactcgagaacggctggaccgatttggctaattttggtcttgaattatttgtggaagtccagagaaggtttaaaagttgaataaatatgaaaatgtttggaattaaaacaaaaacaacaatgttgttttttctttgatgtgtccccctgTCGtccagaaatcaaattgaaagaatagtttaaaatgaataactaatcagaatctttgtatctttccaactttctctCCTGAGTAACCTCCTAGTAAGTGAGTTTACCTCCTGGTAAGAAACAAACGTAATTTTAGCTATAGTTGGTAGAATAACTACAGATGTTAACTATggtggcaatacaacgtttgctgggtcagctagtattgtataaaatttacatgtataaaaacaattaaattttttgaaattttgaaaatgaaagACACAGgcacaaataaaatgtatttttaaatgaattttagtacgatttaaagatataatagcAATAATATGTGAAAGTATTTAATTTCCTTCAATCAATCACAAACATactgtgaatttatttttatttctttagtaGGAAGCTCAcggtattatttttgtttacattttacatattatattgtaactgaaatgatttttaaatcgatgtaaatgtaaatcttggtataaaagagtggcaatgagtttcttgctacttcttctcattagctcaaccctttacgaagaagcggtagattcaataagaaaaatatttgtttttttgggacattcataagtgtcatttccgtgacctacgtgaataaacttattttgatttgatttgattttgatttgatatatgtatatacacattaataacttatattatCTAACATCGTATACCCCCGTATACACCGTATGTACTaactaactcgacatgcaattaattaaattacaagtacttaatatcgatattaaaaaaagaacaatttcCTTGTTTACTttctatataaattactttaccttcacaaaaatataaaatcatataaaactcacggacgagtaaaaacataaggactccgtgtcaccttacataacagtgaggcaccaaaacaagccggtaaacgtgtaaatacatagccccacgcacacacttacactcatacaagccgatcggccgccattatgagatttgccatcgtctgtgacagatcagtttgcgtcacaataaaatattttaaaaatgccgtcgtgcgttgtgaaaaattgtaaaaacaatactataaaagtatttgtggatatatgattatttaagggagaaaaaattgtgtaactagtataccccgtaaccgcacacacactagcataaaggtaaTTCACTTGCTGATATCACGGCgcgaagtccttctttttttactagtccatgataaaactatgaaaataagaaaataaaacaactatTATTACTAACAATGCTAATCAAAAACAAAgacgaatgatattatttaattaaatgatttgcGCTTCACAATCGATGCAG from Leptidea sinapis chromosome 16, ilLepSina1.1, whole genome shotgun sequence includes:
- the LOC126968710 gene encoding titin-like, with the translated sequence MFMRLIFLSVLLVVVFTFPAQKSNGIIKESDQASEKSLWASTLPLFSIFGQIAESFPNFADIGPQIEVGDEYTKIILKARKYKVDDLEVQIKNDKVILKGSKNTLNGDQDLSSKFLYATSLPVNVDKSQITAKLYSDEYLVVTAPSKGVDGNKNIQDRVVPIVQVQEPFKPEVIVDQASSSNDPDVPVQNIPQVSVVAQNEPQVPVEVQNVPDVPISSENAADGSLVAQSIPSTLVIAENVPKVTVIAQHISDVPVETQNILSTSVEAQNVPEVPVTAQNIPNAAVEAENVPEVPVTAQNIPSAPVIVQIVPKDPLVAQPNEDVQVIPQRVPDVPVVAENSPIVPLIVANEVSTTELPVTEENNTESTSADLPETTASVEEKVSYETTEVFKEVTIDTTPYEANEVSDLEPVTVSNI